In the genome of Propionispora hippei DSM 15287, the window AATAATCAGTCCCAAGATGCTAATTAGGTTCGGATTCAGCGAAAACCCAAAAACAAATTTGATCACATATAAGTTAATAGCAATCGGAGGCAGATCAAAAATGGAAAACGTCTTGACTAGATAAGGAGCAATTCCGGAAAATATTGCCGTCGAAGCAATGACTTC includes:
- a CDS encoding DUF4321 domain-containing protein; the protein is MRNSRSKSFGVLALFLVTGAILGGILGEVIASTAIFSGIAPYLVKTFSIFDLPPIAINLYVIKFVFGFSLNPNLISILGLIIAALLFRRF